One Phoenix dactylifera cultivar Barhee BC4 unplaced genomic scaffold, palm_55x_up_171113_PBpolish2nd_filt_p 000026F, whole genome shotgun sequence genomic window carries:
- the LOC103696548 gene encoding uncharacterized protein LOC103696548, with protein sequence MTVQSVFRSLREVFPQVDLRILKAVAIEHPEDVDAAVEFILSDVLPNEMEGLRAEVGLGKQAVPVGHEEVDEVNMTLLTEGDLARRGRASDHDTDSAVVNSSGMVEAVDEASQVGYAGDPKEPSFFMPCAECFEANIYPSPHLLPNLVDNRTGFTSDVKNDAPHLDGFQCKTMVDADLSDAHSENNSDKLTSNAKLEQDSLGEHLQSCMKVAENANDALHLGEDLYELNAKKSIEAVISDVKNPSSANVEKNPDQLEYGAALEVDINHYASESEVQQSQFSVEPATSQALYGLVANDTAASTFISGEDTLQMVCEKSSDFMDTGAGIQKDIDGTSSEDEEQQSKCLSKGGTDLLSIESELPSVDVPFTLATRSGHLISIEFLEEFITDAKNNKKNLLSAKELVTNLMKEVEQLEERAKQTKEEALTAGQDILLQVDELKQMLKHAKEANDMHTGEVYGEKAILATEARELQSRLLNLSDERNKSLSVIEEIRQALEARRSAAEEKMAAAEQEKLEKEELARKALHEQELIRDTIAEESKKLQQEAEENSKLREFLMDRGHIVDALQGEIAVICEDVMLLKARVDGRIPPSKSQRSPTSSLASSSSSSCHESVHSSDRVLSHVELDDQDSSKGQQQESSNNNDAEICVGRKISVPADDDWAFFEFEG encoded by the exons ATGACTGTCCAGTCGGTTTTCCGATCCCTGCGAGAGGTTTTCCCGCAA gtTGATCTTCGTATATTAAAGGCTGTTGCCATAGAACATCCTGAGGATGttgatgctgcagttgaatTTATTCTTTCAGATGTTTTACCAAATGAAATGGAAGGTTTACGTGCTGAAG TTGGGCTGGGCAAGCAGGCTGTTCCAGTGGGACATGAAGAAGTTGATGAAGTCAATATGACTCTGCTTACAGAAGGAGATTTAGCAAGACGTGGAAGAGCTTCTGATCATGATACAGATTCTGCTGTTGTCAATTCATCTGGTATGGTGGAAGCAGTTGATGAAGCTTCACAAGTTGGATATGCAGGTGATCCAAAGGAACCGAGTTTTTTCATGCCTTGTGCTGAATGCTTTGAAGCAAACATTTATCCAAGTCCCCATCTGTTACCAAATTTAGTGGATAATAGAACTGGTTTCACTTCTGATGTGAAGAATGATGCTCCTCATCTTGACGGCTTCCAGTGTAAAACAATGGTTGATGCTGACCTTTCTGATGCCCATAGTGAAAATAACTCCGACAAATTAACCTCCAATGCCAAACTTGAACAGGATTCTTTGGGTGAACACCTTCAGTCTTGCATGAAAGTAGCAGAAAATGCGAATGATGCTCTGCATCTTGGTGAAGATTTGTACGAGTTGAATGCTAAAAAATCCATTGAAGCTGTTATTTCCGATGTTAAGAATCCTTCATCAGCAAATGTTGAAAAGAATCCAGATCAATTGGAGTATGGAGCTGCTTTAGAAGTTGATATTAACCATTATGCAAGTGAATCTGAAGTGCAACAATCCCAATTTTCAGTTGAACCTGCTACGAGTCAGGCTTTATATGGGttagtagctaatgatactGCTGCATCTACTTTTATCTCTGGTGAAGATACCTTGCAGATGGTTTGTGAGAAAAGCTCTGATTTTATGGACACTGGTGCTGGAATACAGAAGGATATTGATGGTACTAGTAGCGAAGATGAAGAACAGCAGTCGAAGTGTTTATCCAAGGGTGGTACTGATTTGTTATCTATCGAGAGTGAGCTGCCTTCTGTTGATGTACCATTCACATTAGCTACTCGGTCAGGCCATCTTATTAGCATTGAGTTTCTGGAAGAATTTATTACTGATGCCAAAAACAATAAG AAAAACTTGTTGTCTGCCAAGGAATTGGTGACTAATTTGATGAAAGAGGTAGAGCAACTTGAGGAGAGGGCCAAACAGACCAAGGAGGAGGCCTTGACTGCTGGTCAAGATATTCTTCTCCAGGTGGATGAACTCAAGCAGATGTTGAAGCATGCAAAGGAAGCAAATGACATG CACACAGGAGAGGTTTATGGTGAAAAGGCTATTTTAGCAACTGAAGCTCGGGAGCTTCAATCTCGACTTCTCAATTTGTCAGATGAACGGAATAAATCTCTTTCAGTCATTGAGGAG ATCCGCCAAGCTCTTGAAGCACGAAGATCTGCTGCAGAGGAAAAAATGGCAGCAGCTGAGCAGGAAaagcttgaaaaagaagaattggcTCGAAAGGCTCTTCATGAACAAGAACTCATCAGGGATACAATAGCAGAAGAGTCAAAAAAACTGCAACAAGAGGCAGAGGAGAACTCCAAG TTGAGGGAGTTCTTGATGGACCGTGGTCACATTGTTGATGCATTGCA AGGTGAAATAGCTGTTATCTGTGAGGATGTGATGTTGCTCAAAGCAAGAGTTGATGGCCGCATACCTCCTAGTAAATCACAAAGATCACCAACTTCCAGCTTGGCATCGTCATCCAGTTCGTCATGCCATGAGAGTGTACATTCATCAGATAGGGTCCTCAGTCATGTGGAATTAGATGACCAAGATTCCTCAAAGGGGCAGCAGCAAGAAAGTAGCAATAATAATGATGCGGAGATCTGTGTTGGTCGCAAGATCTCTGTGCCTGCAGATGATGATTGGGCATTTTTCGAATTTGAGGGTTAG